A window from Mycoplasma phocoeninasale encodes these proteins:
- a CDS encoding C1 family peptidase produces the protein MFVDKPADYVIKQAIEKRVKENDNVYQIDLGDDKILKLVKFDMRDYGFVTDPEYQKNRTCWGFAVVSAVEGNILKHGFYKNSKTLDLWEYNLIHNSKIRKAEADPLRLTANDITSDYIDWNEGDSPKAVSYSLLQWNSLLDKNGRRNVEDEKFEKYSYSNYILKDIIHVDNNVNDVKKAIYKYGSVVVTLNMTPDSTVKYYNTKEPGQKILHAVNLIGWDDSAVDKEGKKTGAWIAKNSWGTKAHDNGFFHLSYDSDISEIRALDYTTRTESQYDNNYYYDGFNIDIYSKNKTAAASFPVLKDNDKNDEFLRAVNVSFKGKNSEITIKIYKNHSKDIANRANFNPTDGELVATQKQQFENPGSRTIDLKDKIKLEANTVFSVVVEQKSDDPDAGVILSSEEHSTNDLTFVKEGDKWVNPWFNNRGVARIKAFTQSIYNPNKQTNNDIKYLDTNVEPLKILSYQSQEYKNFQNNIKLFDSSNTNQLVEEQDFTKTTEVFFDNSIKTVSDDNIIGYYHVIISGKNKYKGTKDLYFLIKVSLRPPLSNDLEYSIDGNTIKFKNLSPKISKNWKLFGDTLTYVGLDVNFYRRSSFRVENHENVNIQWTEAEDTSNSAGKEIHINPQIKDKKTHDDSTTNIDSKPNTNENSNNGQNANSDSEDSTFDKSKEQIKNPGNDSNASSKPNTNENSNNGQNANSDSEDSTFDKSKEQIKNPGNDSNVNDMQDESSGQGKKPSTENTSSQKADSSSEKSESSDSKTDKNHDIEKRDHIGSKNYMIPFNTRLIYIILGAILAALSVVGLASFLIVRKIKKNKSK, from the coding sequence ATGTTTGTTGATAAGCCAGCTGACTATGTAATTAAGCAAGCGATTGAAAAGAGAGTTAAGGAAAATGATAATGTTTATCAAATCGATTTGGGTGATGATAAAATCCTAAAGTTAGTGAAATTTGATATGCGAGATTATGGTTTTGTAACAGATCCGGAATATCAAAAAAATAGAACATGTTGAGGTTTTGCCGTTGTTTCAGCTGTTGAAGGCAATATTCTAAAGCATGGTTTTTATAAAAATAGCAAGACCCTCGATCTATGAGAATATAACTTGATTCATAATAGTAAAATTAGAAAAGCAGAAGCTGATCCGCTGAGATTGACAGCAAATGATATAACTTCTGATTATATTGATTGAAACGAAGGCGATTCCCCTAAGGCAGTTAGCTATTCACTTCTACAATGAAATTCGCTTCTAGATAAAAATGGCCGAAGAAATGTTGAGGATGAGAAATTTGAAAAATATTCATACTCAAATTACATTCTCAAAGATATTATTCATGTGGATAATAATGTTAATGATGTCAAAAAAGCGATATATAAATATGGTTCTGTTGTCGTTACTTTAAATATGACACCCGATTCTACTGTGAAATACTATAATACAAAAGAACCAGGTCAAAAAATACTGCATGCTGTTAACCTTATTGGTTGGGATGATAGCGCTGTTGATAAAGAAGGTAAAAAAACTGGAGCTTGGATTGCTAAAAATTCATGAGGAACAAAAGCGCATGATAATGGATTTTTCCATTTATCATATGATTCTGATATAAGTGAAATAAGAGCACTAGATTATACAACTAGAACTGAGAGCCAATATGATAATAACTACTACTATGATGGTTTCAATATTGATATTTATTCAAAGAACAAAACTGCTGCGGCAAGTTTCCCTGTTTTAAAAGACAATGATAAAAATGATGAATTTTTGCGAGCAGTTAATGTTTCTTTTAAAGGAAAAAATAGTGAAATTACCATAAAAATATATAAAAATCATTCAAAGGATATTGCTAATCGAGCTAATTTTAATCCAACAGATGGTGAACTAGTGGCAACTCAAAAACAACAATTTGAAAATCCAGGGTCACGAACAATTGATCTGAAAGACAAAATTAAACTTGAGGCAAATACTGTCTTTAGTGTTGTTGTTGAGCAAAAATCAGATGACCCTGATGCTGGTGTGATTCTATCTTCAGAAGAACATTCAACTAACGATCTTACTTTTGTAAAAGAAGGTGATAAATGAGTAAATCCATGATTTAACAATCGTGGTGTGGCACGTATTAAAGCATTTACTCAGAGTATTTATAATCCCAACAAACAAACAAACAATGACATTAAGTATCTAGATACTAATGTTGAACCACTTAAAATTCTCAGCTATCAATCACAAGAGTATAAAAATTTCCAAAATAATATTAAATTATTTGATTCATCAAATACTAATCAGCTAGTTGAAGAACAGGATTTTACAAAAACAACAGAAGTATTTTTTGATAATAGTATAAAAACAGTATCGGATGATAACATTATTGGATACTATCATGTGATAATATCAGGAAAAAATAAATATAAAGGAACAAAAGATTTATATTTTCTAATAAAAGTTTCCTTACGCCCTCCGCTAAGTAATGATTTAGAGTATTCAATTGATGGTAACACAATAAAATTTAAAAATTTATCGCCAAAAATATCAAAAAATTGAAAATTATTTGGAGATACTTTAACATATGTTGGTTTAGATGTTAATTTTTATAGAAGATCATCATTCCGCGTAGAAAATCATGAAAATGTTAATATTCAATGAACAGAAGCTGAAGATACATCGAATTCTGCTGGCAAAGAAATTCACATTAATCCACAAATTAAAGACAAAAAAACCCACGATGATAGTACTACTAATATCGACTCGAAACCAAACACCAATGAAAATAGCAATAATGGCCAAAATGCTAATAGTGATAGTGAAGACAGCACTTTTGACAAAAGTAAAGAGCAAATCAAAAATCCGGGTAATGATAGCAATGCTAGTTCGAAACCAAACACTAATGAAAATAGCAATAATGGCCAAAATGCTAATAGTGATAGTGAAGACAGCACTTTTGACAAAAGTAAAGAGCAAATCAAAAATCCGGGTAATGATAGCAATGTAAATGACATGCAAGATGAAAGTAGTGGTCAAGGTAAAAAACCAAGCACTGAAAATACTAGCAGCCAAAAGGCTGATAGTAGCTCTGAAAAATCTGAAAGTTCTGACAGCAAAACAGACAAAAATCATGATATCGAAAAAAGAGATCACATTGGATCAAAAAACTATATGATCCCATTTAATACTCGCCTAATATATATTATTCTTGGAGCTATTTTAGCGGCACTATCAGTTGTTGGGTTAGCATCATTTTTAATAGTAAGAAAAATTAAGAAAAATAAAAGTAAATAA
- the tpx gene encoding thiol peroxidase gives MKIKFKNQQLNLLGEQLKKGDIFPVFKAVNVDMSDFDSSQLNGKRRLFFSIPSIDSSVCEIETLKFMEQLKDSNCPIVAISYDTPFAFRRWCATENNNKVITLSEFRYNDFGKKTGTRVEKLGILTRAVFVVDENNKVEYVEYVNEITNEPNYEEVLKYFK, from the coding sequence ATGAAAATTAAATTCAAAAATCAACAATTAAATTTACTTGGAGAGCAGCTGAAAAAAGGTGATATCTTTCCAGTCTTTAAGGCAGTTAATGTTGACATGAGTGATTTTGATTCATCACAGTTAAACGGAAAAAGAAGACTATTTTTTTCAATCCCAAGCATTGATAGTAGCGTTTGTGAAATCGAAACATTAAAATTTATGGAGCAATTAAAGGATAGTAATTGTCCAATTGTGGCAATTAGTTATGACACTCCATTTGCTTTTAGAAGATGATGTGCAACCGAAAATAATAATAAAGTTATTACTCTTAGCGAATTTCGCTACAATGATTTTGGTAAAAAGACCGGCACAAGAGTTGAAAAATTAGGTATACTAACTAGAGCGGTCTTTGTTGTCGATGAAAATAACAAAGTCGAATATGTTGAATATGTCAATGAAATCACTAATGAACCAAATTATGAAGAAGTTTTGAAATATTTCAAATAA
- a CDS encoding OppA family ABC transporter substrate-binding lipoprotein has translation MKRKLKLWLFGSSAFAAASVALVAASCVKPVSLNKQYVFEYNSPLTNSAFGFDASRTFGSYSSSGTWQYTGGELIRLQPLNEAELFTELIDEARVMVFTKKPVFARYHLELAKAIILTDANGEVSVFDNDNYDSNPQPDSISPQNKPYYRDSTIKLTSNDERSVNSIKFDETLKKAKKFQIVLKDNLSWVNSKGEKTKYRVVPKDYWYSWLRTYSLNATYRNNKNLGGGSDALDKKFRDLLAQPNTPVFTPTESYNNDYLYRLFGIEVDNFFEKDKFVQKISDKADKYQGEESITFEGMSNTESQFSSFFDKLIIDGDYTFMPAPSQFIDESNETKSQLITTYIGEKISPSDEADFRNDIEKLDHSKVAYFTGAYWYGVSQESTLYAGPYYISEAKNSRQVMKKNQNYWDTEWVGADDTIDELVYSYQSSPIEAKLFSDTSFNKYSQGTVTEIAYSTLSATQKSTIARNAKKFGLRQIRRKNDKSPFYRMVTTPFVNSGLNNYGFNDAYAKIMWGKTVDEINKGDIDPTTFISGTGLSFRTILHSAINWDTYASIITSGQSQSWVAKVPDGSNINGSDQSTAKIKVTEDVADQINALSAIDVDGNKIDFGSDLGKMLLPSKNQEAIKNKANTIDKLKSAGFLKLQEEMKRLIDKFDIDNPSFANQKFEIYYFFPFTNVPDTFLKGWNEVMEVAKQLNPRIEVKVKYFTNATNPEFNKWRFSGVNGSQIVSWTNDYNGIGSSYDGLSWSASLIPTLIKIHNDNNEKFKESFPRIHELVESLIKHEKENPTNFSIPFLDLDKIDTKWVGQEFTSAISEYEFKLNPANKKYEAVLIDGKPKHITSKDNKPLTEPYTWSSIFWLQFNRSKTNAELTELMQEIATFVPFDFTFSITKGRDTYGKQLINSQYIVPNITGSSSYQFQEWKIKKGN, from the coding sequence ATGAAAAGAAAATTAAAACTCTGATTATTTGGTTCGTCCGCATTTGCTGCGGCATCAGTTGCCCTAGTGGCGGCATCATGTGTTAAACCAGTATCCCTAAATAAACAGTATGTTTTCGAATATAACTCTCCCCTAACAAACAGTGCATTTGGATTTGATGCATCTAGAACATTCGGGTCATATTCTAGTTCTGGAACATGACAGTACACTGGAGGAGAACTAATTAGATTACAACCTCTAAATGAAGCGGAATTATTCACCGAATTAATCGATGAAGCAAGAGTAATGGTATTTACTAAAAAACCTGTTTTTGCAAGGTATCATCTAGAATTAGCAAAGGCAATAATCTTGACTGACGCAAACGGTGAAGTTAGTGTTTTTGACAATGATAATTATGATTCTAATCCCCAACCAGATTCAATATCTCCGCAAAACAAACCATATTATCGAGATTCAACAATTAAGTTGACATCTAATGATGAAAGATCGGTTAACAGCATCAAATTTGATGAGACACTAAAAAAAGCAAAAAAATTCCAAATAGTTTTAAAAGATAATTTGAGTTGAGTAAATAGCAAAGGTGAAAAAACAAAATATCGGGTTGTTCCAAAAGATTACTGATATTCATGACTAAGAACATATTCACTAAATGCCACATATCGAAACAATAAAAACTTAGGTGGGGGATCTGATGCGCTTGATAAAAAGTTTAGAGATTTACTAGCACAACCAAATACTCCGGTGTTCACACCAACTGAGTCATATAACAATGATTATTTATACCGTTTATTTGGTATCGAAGTTGATAACTTTTTTGAAAAAGATAAATTTGTTCAAAAAATTTCAGACAAAGCCGATAAATATCAAGGTGAAGAATCAATTACTTTTGAAGGTATGAGTAACACTGAATCACAATTTTCTAGCTTTTTTGACAAATTGATCATTGATGGTGACTATACATTTATGCCAGCTCCTTCACAATTTATTGATGAATCAAATGAGACTAAATCACAGTTGATTACAACTTATATTGGAGAAAAAATTTCGCCAAGTGATGAAGCTGATTTTCGAAATGATATTGAAAAACTAGATCATAGTAAAGTTGCATATTTTACAGGCGCATATTGATATGGTGTTTCACAAGAATCAACACTATATGCTGGTCCATATTACATTAGTGAAGCTAAAAACTCACGCCAGGTAATGAAGAAAAATCAAAATTATTGAGATACTGAATGAGTTGGAGCTGATGACACAATTGATGAATTAGTTTATTCATATCAATCATCACCTATTGAAGCAAAATTATTCTCAGATACATCATTTAATAAATATAGTCAAGGCACAGTAACGGAAATCGCTTATTCAACACTTTCGGCAACACAAAAAAGTACTATAGCCAGAAATGCTAAAAAGTTTGGACTAAGACAAATTAGAAGAAAAAACGATAAGTCGCCATTCTATAGAATGGTTACTACACCGTTTGTTAACTCGGGTTTAAATAATTATGGATTTAACGATGCTTATGCCAAAATAATGTGAGGTAAGACTGTCGATGAAATTAACAAAGGTGACATAGATCCTACAACATTCATATCTGGCACAGGATTGAGTTTTAGAACAATTCTACATAGCGCAATTAACTGAGACACCTATGCTTCAATTATTACTTCAGGTCAATCACAGTCATGAGTCGCTAAAGTGCCTGATGGCTCGAATATTAATGGCAGTGACCAAAGTACGGCAAAAATTAAAGTAACCGAAGATGTAGCCGACCAAATTAATGCCTTATCAGCAATAGACGTCGATGGAAATAAAATTGATTTCGGAAGTGATTTAGGAAAAATGCTACTGCCTTCAAAAAACCAAGAAGCTATTAAAAATAAAGCAAATACAATTGATAAATTAAAATCAGCAGGATTTTTAAAACTTCAAGAGGAAATGAAGAGATTAATTGATAAATTTGATATAGATAATCCATCATTTGCAAATCAAAAATTCGAAATATATTACTTCTTTCCATTCACCAATGTTCCCGACACTTTTTTAAAGGGTTGAAATGAAGTTATGGAAGTTGCAAAACAACTAAACCCAAGAATTGAAGTAAAAGTAAAATACTTTACAAACGCAACCAACCCCGAATTTAACAAGTGAAGATTTAGTGGTGTAAACGGCTCGCAAATTGTGTCATGAACAAATGATTACAATGGAATTGGAAGCTCATATGATGGGCTTTCATGATCAGCATCGCTAATTCCAACATTAATTAAAATACATAACGATAACAACGAAAAATTTAAAGAATCATTCCCAAGAATACATGAGTTAGTTGAGAGTTTGATTAAACACGAAAAAGAAAATCCAACAAATTTCTCGATTCCATTTTTAGATTTAGATAAAATTGATACAAAATGAGTAGGACAAGAATTCACTTCTGCCATCTCTGAATATGAATTTAAACTAAATCCTGCAAATAAGAAATACGAGGCTGTATTAATAGATGGTAAACCAAAACATATAACCTCTAAAGACAATAAACCACTTACTGAACCATATACATGATCATCAATATTCTGATTACAATTTAACCGTAGTAAAACAAATGCTGAATTGACAGAATTAATGCAAGAAATTGCAACCTTTGTACCATTTGACTTTACTTTCTCAATTACAAAGGGTCGAGATACATATGGAAAACAGTTAATTAATAGTCAATATATTGTTCCAAATATTACAGGATCTTCATCATATCAATTCCAAGAATGAAAAATTAAGAAAGGTAATTAA
- a CDS encoding ABC transporter permease: MDEQLIKTFNKKYKINTTLASKFNFVADKDKLQTSSIAGKPKKLIVEILKRFFRNPVVLISLFVFITIILISLIIPASSSFVARDKITGSDYVRSLPPYYQPNVELVLDSTNDDIFRLYQNISEQAKVDPQYKQWLNFFLSSFKYELIDGTTSIKINYNAYSLVIAAHINQFINDARNAGTVLTDADIQAEFAKQTAIYSKVLLGTSSTGYDIWTTSWYATWRAVKIALIVVLLEGIIGISIGAFLGFHAGKLIDTIVMRIIGIFTSPPTLIWILLFVSIIGAKEWALILALTIVGWPGFVGITRLFVITVKDEEYITAAKAIGASTGRQIFVHSLPAIVGKIANSLVKSVPSVILWIASLAFLGFFKEDGDINLGQMLIEASAESGANLWITALPTIILLLLSLSLNFIALGIHDALDPKVIRKGRK; this comes from the coding sequence ATGGATGAACAGTTAATCAAAACGTTTAACAAAAAATATAAAATTAATACTACTTTAGCATCCAAATTTAATTTTGTTGCTGATAAAGATAAGCTTCAGACTTCTTCAATTGCAGGAAAGCCTAAAAAATTGATTGTTGAAATTCTAAAAAGATTTTTTAGAAACCCTGTTGTATTAATTTCATTATTTGTTTTTATAACAATAATTTTAATCTCATTAATTATTCCTGCTTCATCGTCATTTGTTGCGAGGGACAAAATTACTGGATCTGATTATGTTAGATCACTACCTCCATACTATCAACCAAATGTTGAACTGGTTCTAGACTCAACAAACGACGATATATTTAGGTTATATCAAAATATATCTGAGCAGGCCAAAGTCGACCCACAGTATAAACAGTGGCTTAACTTCTTTCTTTCCTCATTTAAATATGAATTAATTGACGGAACAACAAGCATAAAAATTAACTACAATGCCTATTCATTAGTTATAGCCGCTCACATCAACCAATTTATTAATGATGCTAGAAATGCTGGAACAGTTTTAACAGACGCTGATATTCAAGCAGAATTTGCTAAACAAACAGCAATCTACTCAAAAGTTCTATTAGGCACATCTTCAACTGGCTATGATATTTGAACAACATCATGATATGCAACTTGAAGAGCAGTAAAAATTGCCTTAATCGTAGTCTTATTAGAAGGAATTATCGGTATATCAATTGGAGCATTTCTTGGTTTCCATGCCGGAAAATTAATTGACACAATTGTTATGCGTATAATCGGAATATTTACTTCACCACCAACACTAATTTGAATCTTGTTATTTGTTTCTATAATTGGAGCAAAAGAATGAGCATTAATCTTAGCCTTAACAATCGTTGGATGACCAGGATTTGTTGGAATTACAAGATTATTTGTAATTACCGTTAAGGATGAAGAGTACATCACTGCTGCTAAAGCCATTGGTGCTTCAACCGGTCGTCAAATCTTTGTACATTCACTACCAGCCATTGTCGGAAAAATCGCCAACTCATTAGTTAAATCTGTCCCAAGTGTAATTCTATGAATTGCTTCGCTAGCATTCTTAGGGTTCTTTAAAGAAGATGGTGATATCAACTTAGGTCAAATGCTAATCGAAGCTTCTGCTGAATCAGGGGCTAACCTTTGAATAACAGCACTACCTACAATCATACTTTTACTTTTATCACTATCACTTAACTTTATTGCTCTAGGAATTCATGATGCTCTTGACCCTAAAGTAATTAGAAAAGGAAGGAAATAA
- a CDS encoding ABC transporter permease, with amino-acid sequence MFRYIRQRILFAILTLFIISFFVFILIAAFGPNPVQQLAEKEFNKHSGSGKSFAEILRMLEVENGIRYLNSDGTAGEKIPIFVRYFMYIGKIFTKGDFGFVIDSANNPDPSNYRTMSQLFFTPLRYTLLITFPTFIISTILGITIGVFAGYKRGKWFDNVSNLFVLVFIAVPSFIIAPIAITISIRLGISAVVPRLGDQPFGVVFLAYLPPIIVMSLSSLAAYVTYTRNQVISVLTSNYVLIAKTKGLNSTQIFFKYVLRNISIPLFSLTFGSFVGLLSGSIIIEKYWQVPGTSSVIVSAFPSGEIFVVMFSTLFFTFISLIAEIIVDISFVLLDPKIKYASKSRKNYYLFFKAYLERRKLAKDLYKLEAVKQLTSSNNKEGVK; translated from the coding sequence ATGTTCAGATACATTAGACAGAGAATACTATTTGCTATTCTAACATTATTTATTATTTCTTTCTTTGTCTTCATACTAATCGCCGCATTTGGCCCGAATCCAGTGCAACAGTTGGCAGAAAAAGAATTCAATAAACATTCAGGTTCAGGAAAGTCATTTGCTGAGATTCTCAGAATGCTCGAGGTCGAGAATGGAATTAGATATTTAAATAGTGATGGTACAGCCGGAGAAAAAATTCCAATTTTTGTCAGATACTTTATGTACATTGGAAAGATTTTCACTAAAGGTGACTTTGGATTCGTAATTGATTCAGCTAACAACCCAGATCCATCAAACTACCGTACTATGAGTCAACTATTCTTTACACCATTAAGATATACACTATTAATTACTTTCCCAACCTTTATTATTAGCACAATTTTAGGAATCACTATTGGAGTATTTGCGGGATACAAACGAGGAAAATGATTTGATAACGTTTCAAACCTATTTGTTTTAGTTTTTATCGCAGTACCTTCATTTATTATTGCTCCAATTGCCATAACTATATCAATTAGACTTGGAATTTCAGCAGTAGTACCACGACTAGGCGATCAACCATTTGGAGTTGTTTTCTTAGCATATCTACCACCAATTATTGTAATGTCGCTTTCATCACTAGCAGCATATGTGACATACACGAGAAACCAAGTTATCTCAGTTTTAACCTCAAACTATGTTTTAATTGCTAAAACTAAGGGGCTTAACTCAACACAAATCTTCTTCAAATACGTTTTAAGAAATATCTCAATTCCACTATTTTCATTAACATTTGGATCATTTGTTGGATTACTATCAGGTTCAATTATTATTGAAAAATACTGACAAGTTCCAGGAACATCAAGTGTTATTGTTAGTGCGTTCCCAAGTGGTGAAATATTTGTTGTTATGTTCTCAACATTATTCTTCACTTTTATCTCATTAATTGCTGAAATTATTGTTGATATCTCATTTGTATTATTAGATCCAAAGATTAAATATGCTTCAAAAAGCAGAAAGAATTATTACTTATTCTTTAAAGCTTATTTAGAAAGAAGAAAACTGGCCAAAGATTTATATAAATTAGAGGCAGTAAAACAACTTACAAGCTCAAATAACAAGGAAGGAGTCAAATAA
- the greA gene encoding transcription elongation factor GreA — MQHDDKKIYLTVQSFEQYQERLKYLQEVARPQVIEEIKEARNQGDLSENAEYDSARDKQAIIENEILEIQHILENCEVIESKKSHNVKIGSTVKAINLETKDLLEATIVGALDADPFNNKISNTSPLAKALLGKKVKDIVEVEAPHKYKVQIESIL; from the coding sequence ATGCAACACGATGATAAAAAAATCTATCTTACAGTCCAAAGCTTCGAACAGTACCAAGAACGTTTAAAATATTTACAAGAAGTAGCTCGTCCTCAAGTTATCGAGGAAATTAAAGAAGCAAGAAATCAAGGTGACCTTTCAGAAAATGCTGAATATGATTCGGCTCGTGATAAACAAGCAATAATCGAAAATGAAATTCTTGAAATCCAACACATTTTAGAAAATTGCGAGGTAATTGAATCTAAAAAATCACATAATGTAAAAATTGGCTCAACTGTTAAAGCTATTAATTTAGAAACCAAAGATTTATTAGAAGCAACTATTGTTGGTGCTTTAGATGCCGACCCATTTAATAATAAAATTTCTAACACCTCACCACTTGCTAAAGCTTTATTAGGAAAAAAAGTTAAAGATATAGTTGAAGTTGAAGCTCCTCATAAATACAAAGTGCAAATTGAATCAATTTTATAA
- a CDS encoding deoxycytidylate deaminase: MNKEISKIILNENKDNIKWDIYFMALAKLSALRSKDPTTKVGACIVSPDKYVISLGYNGMPTSYENKEVDNDELFTWERPSSSGDILNSKYTYVVHAETNAIINANLTSSKIIPGSSIFVTHSPCYNCAKLIVQSKISNVYYAIAYKEDSEDFQASEKIFKAYNINFSKISDDFDIEFVLKKQL, encoded by the coding sequence ATGAATAAAGAAATTAGTAAAATCATTTTAAACGAAAATAAAGATAATATTAAATGAGATATTTATTTTATGGCTTTAGCAAAATTAAGTGCACTAAGATCAAAAGATCCAACAACAAAAGTTGGAGCATGTATTGTTAGTCCTGATAAATATGTTATTTCACTTGGATATAATGGAATGCCAACAAGTTATGAAAATAAAGAAGTTGACAATGATGAGTTATTTACATGAGAGCGACCAAGTAGCAGTGGAGACATTCTTAACTCAAAATACACCTATGTTGTTCATGCTGAAACTAATGCAATTATCAACGCTAATCTAACTAGTTCAAAAATTATTCCTGGATCAAGTATTTTTGTAACCCATTCGCCTTGCTATAACTGTGCAAAATTAATTGTACAATCAAAAATTTCTAATGTTTATTATGCAATAGCTTATAAAGAGGATTCAGAAGATTTTCAAGCATCAGAGAAAATATTCAAAGCTTACAATATTAACTTTTCTAAAATTAGCGATGATTTTGATATTGAATTTGTATTAAAAAAACAACTCTAG